The Benincasa hispida cultivar B227 chromosome 11, ASM972705v1, whole genome shotgun sequence genome has a segment encoding these proteins:
- the LOC120089989 gene encoding probable galacturonosyltransferase-like 1 produces MPSALLLLLLLLLLSAAANAATFKEAPQFYNSPNCPSIADDFQDPDENEHHLCFSRAVHVAMTLDTAYIRGSMAAVFSVLQHTSCPQNVIFHFVYSASANASYLRATVSHSFPYLKFQLYPFDDEAASRLISTSIRSALDCPLNYARSYLANILPTCVVRVVYLDSDLILVDDIAKLAAHPLGGDSVLAAPEYCNANFTAYFTPSFWSNPSLSLTFANRKACYFNTGVMVIDLDRWRAGDYTTKIEEWMELQKRMRIYELGSLPPFLLVFGGRISPVDHRWNQHGLGGDNIRGLCRDLHPGPVSLLHWSGKGKPWARLDANRPCPLDALWVPYDLLQTPFLIDS; encoded by the coding sequence ATGCCCTCCgccctcctcctcctcctcctcctcctcctcctctccGCCGCCGCTAATGCCGCTACTTTCAAAGAGGCCCCCCAATTTTACAATTCCCCAAACTGCCCCTCCATTGCCGACGACTTCCAGGACCCCGATGAGAACGAACACCATCTCTGCTTCAGTCGCGCCGTCCACGTGGCGATGACGTTGGACACCGCCTACATACGTGGCTCCATGGCCGCCGTATTTTCCGTTCTCCAACACACTTCCTGTCCCCAAAACGTAATTTTCCACTTCGTCTATTCCGCATCCGCCAACGCGTCGTATCTACGCGCCACCGTTTCTCACTCATTCCCTTACCTGAAATTCCAACTCTACCCTTTCGATGACGAGGCCGCCTCGCGATTGATCTCCACCTCAATCCGATCCGCGTTGGACTGTCCTTTGAACTACGCACGTAGCTACTTAGCTAACATCCTTCCCACGTGCGTCGTCCGAGTTGTCTACCTTGACTCGGACTTGATCCTGGTCGACGACATTGCCAAACTCGCCGCCCACCCACTCGGCGGCGACTCTGTACTTGCCGCGCCGGAGTACTGCAACGCTAATTTCACCGCCTATTTCACGCCGTCGTTTTGGTCTAACCCGTCTCTGTCTTTGACGTTTGCGAACCGGAAGGCGTGTTACTTCAACACGGGGGTTATGGTGATCGATCTGGACCGGTGGCGAGCCGGAGACTACACGACCAAGATTGAAGAATGGATGGAATTGCAAAAGAGGATGAGAATCTACGAATTGGGATCGTTGCCACCGTTTTTGTTGGTCTTCGGCGGGAGAATTTCTCCGGTGGACCACCGGTGGAACCAGCACGGGCTCGGCGGCGATAATATCAGAGGACTCTGCAGGGATCTGCACCCCGGTCCGGTTAGTTTGTTGCACTGGAGTGGGAAAGGTAAACCGTGGGCCCGGTTGGACGCGAACCGGCCCTGTCCATTGGACGCCCTTTGGGTTCCGTACGATTTGTTACAGACCCCATTTTTGATTGATTCATGA